ATTATGAAGCATTATATCCAATTCATTTTCCACCTATTGAACGTGATCccaaatacatttattatgtTGGTCAATCTAAAACTTTTGAAACGTGGTATGAGGATAGAAAAGATGATTGTGCTATTTTTAAGGATTTTGAAAAGAAATCTACTTTTGAAGAATTcgtttttaatgaaaagaattacgataaattttcaatttggGATTATGATGTTGATATTGAAAGTGAAATTgaaaagttcaaaataatgaagaacagtttaaatgataatatcgaaaaaatgataaaaaatcttgaagatcgaaaaaataatgataatgccAATGATATCGATATTGATGAGAAAGTTAAAATGTTGAAagctataaaaaattaatttatatatgctGTAGGTGCGTATTtggttattatattatatttctctaattttataattagtatttCAATCTTGAATCTTGAAtcttgtatttatatattttttatatcacgTATTTTGACCTCAATAATCTTTATATTCTATTTCATTAGGTTGTTAGAGTAAAATATTAGTTTCTTTCCTTAAGAGCGAGTGTTGGTGTTATGAGAAACGAATGATCcacaatcacgtgatatagCCAATAAATCTCTAGCACGTGACTAATTAAAGTGATTGTCTGATAGCACTTTCTTTAgttaaaactttaattagttcttatttgaatttttaacaattaacaCTTAAATGACTAGTTGAAATCAATTGATTGACTAAGttaaaaagtatttagttCTAAACATTAATAAACAGAATTTTTAACTATTCAAATGTTCGATGTCATTACGAAATACGTAATACAGTAGTAAGTAATACACGGCGGTCGTCGTGttataaataactaaattttacaaattatgaGGTTTctgcaaattatttattaatttgattttttttttctatatactATTTAATGAAAGTATAAAgagttctttttatttttactataatagaGTTACtcagaaataagaaaatacgTTATAATACATAGtagtattatttgtatattatttatttatcaaaattataggACATcagaaagtaaaataaaaattataaattctatagtgactaaaaatatttgctatcatatactgtatattcttCTACTACTAGTAATTTGAATATTACATGTTGTATCATGTCCTAAATCTAATTTAAACAAATCTAATCTGAAACATTAGAAGAGTATGATCTATTTAATGAACATGATAAGGTTTGAAATATGATTAAGTTTCAGATAtgaattgtataaattcattcaaaaTTGGAGCTGAAACATGATCGAATTTGGGGGATGTGCATTGCGTATGTTGATTGATGCAAGTTTGATATACGTGGGTTCATCTATAACCAATTAACTTGttaatttggtttttttataagtttcgcatttgatataattaatttttttataaatttaataaaatttatttaaatataacgattataaattattctgCAAATGATCTACTATAGTTATTGTGGCCTTGTGACTAGATGCTTGATTCCTATAAAGCAAAATCTAGTTATAAAAGTGTTGGTAAGTTAAGTATGGTAACTAAATCAGGTTATAAAACTACTTACACCTTCAATGTTCATATCTTCATAATAGTTATTGGGTTCATGATCGTGATCAATCACTAATTTCGTGATGACTATTTGTgccatttatattattttgccCTAAAGCACCTAAATCCCGTACAGCAACATTATTCATCATGGTTTGATCATTACCATCATTTTATggtgattatttattatgccatttatattattttgccCTAAAGCACCTAAATCTTGTACAGCACCATTACCCATCATGGTatgattattatcatcattttcgtGATGACCATTAACATTAACATGTAGTTGTGATTGTGAATTCAAAACTTTACAAGGATGATAGCTACTATCACGAATACAACACTGATGATGGGGATGGCGAAAAGATGATGAAGAGGATGAGGGCCAATACTAACACCAGAGTCGGAACCGCCACCAGAACTACCAGAACCACCACAACCAGTGCCATTCCCAGCATCATTGCCAGAACCATTGTTATCAACGGCTTTTATACTATCAGAACAGTACCAGAACTGATACTAACACTATCATTATGATAATCATAATTGTCAACATGATCATAGTCTTGTTCTTTGGAATCTTGACAAAGTGGACAATATAGATCAGGAAAAAATTGGTTTTGTTCAATACAGTTTCGATGGAATAAATGTCTGCATGTTAAGATAGTGATCGTTTTAAAAGTTGTGGTAGTATGTCCTCTTTGCAATttccataaaaatataagttttgaGGAGCTCCTTTAACtcataaatctataataaaaatttagttaatatataTTGCAAGTTTAGAACTTACTGTTATATCCAATATATGGTTCGCGAATTCTGTGATTAGATATCGTTTGCAGAAGTtgatttcttaaaattttgaaaaaattgagGACAAAGATATTTGGAAAtcagtttttttgtttttttttttaactagtAAGGATGTAGGGAAAGACGGGTTTTAAGTTTAATACAGTAATAGTAAAAGTATAGGTTATTAAGCAATTACGGTCTTTAAGCCTTCATATATCTTATGATTACAAATCAAACGATCAGTGCAAACTTCCGATATGACAAACAATATGAAATTTGGATATGCGTGTCCATTTGATATTAAGCAACTATGGTAAGCTTTTAagccatatatatatatctaattaTAATCCACAtcgataaatatttttattatttataagttataaattaaatcttttaattttaaaatgttttatattcatgtagaaatttcataattaaaaattttctttttcgcAATATGGCGATAAAATAATCGTAATATTCGAAATCATCACAATTTTCAACGCGGCTTAGCTTTTTTCTATAAATGTAGATCAATCCTTTTTTGGAGACAttagttaatgaaatttaggCCAACTAATTCTGTAGATTTTGAGAAAACTGGACAAAATCATgagataaaattttcttttttgattttaaaaatatatagtaaaattccAATATAGACGTTGAAAAGACaataaataagattaaattattttaaattttttactcaAAAATATGAAACAACTAAATTAAATGTGTAAAGATATGCGATAACGACATAAATACGTTTTAAGATTGATGAGTTTATTTGATTTGGAATCTTTAATACGAGTTGACACCTATTATcctttgtaattttattaaacaaaaataaagtccttaataatttaatggaAATTTCGGAAATAATAATGAGCGAAGGACTCTATCACGTGACAATTATACACGTgattatttacataaaaatcaGCCCATGTGGAATGcatatcttaaatttaaaaataaaaatttttaaaaaaaatccgaaactatatattaaaaaaaaaattaaatcaattacattaataaaaattttccaataaattttccaataaattttataaaaaaaaatttctagcgaaattctttatttaaaaaaaatttcaagccaaaattctcaatactcatttaaaaaaattattttcaataaaattttctattaaaggACTTTTATACGaaattctccatcaaaaaaagaCTCACTTATAAAAAAACCTTTCAACCAACAAAATTGCCAAAAGAAACTCctctattaaagaaaaattttctaatgaaattcttatcaaaaaaaaaaaatcccctattaaagaaaaatttctaaatagaAATCCTCCATCAAAAAACattttccctattaaaaaagattcttacttattaaaaaattctcaaaagaattactatatcaaaaaaaacttccctcctattagtataataaacaataattattttctttatgaaaaaaaattctttaccgaaattttatatcaaaaaaaaaatctcccccgttaaaaaatttctaacaaaataatctatcaaaaaaaatctttcctaTTCTCTAACGAAATTCTccaccaaaaaatattttcacctagtattaaaaaaattctcaaaagaaattctttatcaaaaaaaagctccctcctattaaaaataattctttaatgaaatactttatcaaaaaaaaaaatctccccattaaaaaattttctaacaaaatttatcaaaaaaaaccaaaaattctttttaaaatgaattttctataaagaaaaaattctcaatgattttttgcatattactaaatatttttatactttttttgtttcgTGTTTGAAAAGGTGATATTATCAAAGTCGTGATATGTTTTAAACCCCAAATAATCGGTAAGACGCTATAAATGGAATCCAAAAGGATTTGATTTCCATAAATAGAAATCATTGTATGATCGACATGAAAAACAACAAGTGACTTGTTGTTTTTACTTATGGAAAGCCGTCCTTGACAATATGGAAAGCCGTCCTTGACAAAAGGTTGATATCCAGACATCATGTTGGATaatgtctagacatcatgtttGATATATGTAGAATAATGTTTGTACATCATTCAACATGATGCTCAAGCATTAACCGACATGATGTCTTAGACATCATGttaccaaatatagtaaattttattttgtgtaacttataaatatactatatttggtaatttgatcagcatgatgtctagacatcatgtcGGTTGATGTCTTTTACATCatgttaaataatgtataaacATCATCCTACATATATCaaacatgatgtctagacataCCATCATGATGTCTAAACATTATATTTCATGATgtctaaatattatatttcatgaTGTTTGGACATCAACCTTTTGTCAAGGATGGCTTTCCATAATTCTACATATATTTGACATGATGCTCTAGACATTATCCAACATGATGTCTGGATATCAACCTTTTGTCAAGGACGGCTTTCCATATTTTACAACATGCTTTTGAATTGTACGGTACACCATACTTATACGGCATTGTGTGCAAAAATGGTCTAGCCCATCTCACTAGGTTATTTTCGGCGGGACTTTACATGAATGAcacttctttaaaataaataaataaataaaacgtaatatattaaatacctAAAGTATTACAggtaactaaaattaaaataaaaattgcatCTACATATTCTATATATACCATTTAATCCTTATATCTGCATTGCACATCATGAGCTTTAATCCTATATTATTTTCATGCTCGCATGCATGCAGATTTGCTAAAGCGAttggattaaatttttttttttttttaaaaaaaaattctatatcaatcatctattaaaattaattaaatctcaaTTACGACAAAACTTTTTATGTGATATGCGAGCACTCTGTGAGATGGAATCTAGATAGAGGTACggtttttatacatatatatatttatatatattttcatttttgagCAGCGcgtgataaaaaaatattttattttatttcatagagAATTTCATTATCAGTGAcatgtgataaaaaaatatagaacaTGGAGTAATTATAGTATATAGAAAGTAAAATATCGTGTACTTAAATACTAacctaatttaaaatttttaattatgaagcttttttttagatcaaaACATTCAATAGATTTCAATGGTAAATAAACCTTCCATcccattccatttttttaattttaatattatcaacttttctaattttatcataaatattattttgtattttctttattttcttttcattctctggatcattaatttttttagacaattttttaattctattatttaacctatttttttttgttttaatttttttgatttctgatTCGATATTATCGATATCGATATCGTAGTCCCAAATTGAatgatcatcataatttcTCCTCTCAAAAATCTGTTTTGTGAATGTagatttttcttcaaaatctttatatatagcACCTTGATCACCTTTTCCTGCATACCATTCTTCAAATGCTTTAGATTgtccaaaataataaatatgttttggTTCGGGTTCATGACTCCAAAAGTGAATATGGTACAATGCTTCGTAATCTGCTATGTGATTTGCTCGTCGTCTTAATAAAGTTTGTCTACCTTTAGTTTCTGCTTTTTCGTATACACCACtaagtaaataaatgtataaataaaagaatatcaaaaaaattgtgactataaattaatgaaaagaaCTCACGTCATGAAAGCAATCAACATATTCATTAAAAGAACTACAAGAATTACACTAGCAATTAAAGTAAACACATCAATAGCCCAAAAATCAAATTCATCTCTTTGAACCCAATTATCGCCAATCCAAAAATATGTAGTTACAATTGCatttaaaaaagttgaaaatgGATTATCATTAGATTGGGGATCAAAATCAGATTTAAGTTTAACAATAAGTGTCTCATTTGTTATAACATTTGTAGCATTTCCACTGTATGTAGAATCTTTGGTTCTAATATTAGTGGGATCTCTGAGTAGCACAAACctatatataacaaataaaccATAGTTAAAATCATGCATACagtaaattaaatcaaataaaaaaattttttttcatacatTGTGTGCGCAAATGCAATTATcacaattaatataaataaaaagaacggAAATATGGCTTTGAAGATAATtactgaataataaatataaataccaaTACCtatcaagtaaaaaaaatgggttaattagttaatataataatatatcatgaAGGGATATTACTCTTCAactaaataatgtattttactTGATAATAAACGAAGAAAGAGAatctaattcattaaaattgatcaataattttaataaatatgatttatgattaatgatttatgattacagaataaaaatcaattaattagaaaataaaattaaaacttaccaattcaatccaaagaaagaaaattgaaaatgatattCCAACAATTaaccaattattaatttctttaacatttttaaaccCATCAGAAAATTGAAAACTTTCAAGCATTATTGACATCATCGTTACAGAAAGTACAATAGagattatatcaaaaaggttGAATATATcaccaaaatattttttaaagccACGGTACTTAAGTTGCAACACTTCGGTAATAAGTTGATAAATTGCcaaataatagaatataataattaaggcaagtaaaaattttctatttatagtAGTACCATGTTTCAAATATGACCTACTAACTAATACAAAACAAATAGCGAAGATAAGAAATCGGaagaaaagtaaaataaagaaattttttgctttttgcCAACGAAAATTAATAACAGCTTCAGTTGCTGGATTATCATAGATATCATCgttattttcataatgtatcaTTCTAGAAAAAGGGCTTAACTTAGTCCTATCATCCCGCTTAATTTGGTACCATCgtggtaaaaatataaaccaaAGAAGgtataaaatatcttttatccAATTATACTCTTTTTTGTCATTTTCAATGCTGTTTACAGTGAAATTGGGAAGAGGAACCAATCTTAAAGCTAATGGTGATTTTCCAAgatcattatcataattttcataattcttaattatgtaacttttaagagatttaatttttattcgtATATAATCGTAccacttaattttattagacttTAATCTGACCATTGGTCTAAATGCTCTAAATTTGATATCATGATTACGTCTTGCCAGGTATTCTGGTGGAATAATTTCATTAGGATCTTGAACCGAAAAATGGTCTTGATTTGCAAaacattctttaaaaaatagcTTTCTAGCATAATCATCTATTGAATAATAtagaaacaataaattttataaattcttttcaaataaaaataattaaattggaattaaaaaacaaaccgtaattatatttaaataataaaggaattgcTTTAGAGACAGTGCACATCCAACCTGCACAATCTGTTGCATGTCTGGAATAATATTCCAAAAGATAAGCAATAATAATTGTATCTTTAAGTTCACGacctataataaaaacaaatttatttaattgtaaaaagcaatttaaatgtaaattatgaaaacacttaataaataaattaacctAAATTTAACTAATGCTGATAAATAATGCTTCACTATAAAATTAAGACTTACCTTTGCAATGATAAATTGCCAAttccatattattttttggctcaatttcttcattatcttcCAGCTTATCATTTCCTTTATTGAAGTAAAGATCATCATCTATTAGAAACTTTTTTCCTGGCCATAATTCATTACTTGGTATATATCTCGTTTTAACTTCTTTTTGTcctttaaaaactttattacaaTCATCAAGTTTTTCATctccaaataatataaattttattaaatggtCACAATCACTAagaatcaaatttttcataagaTTATATCGAACACacaataatttgaaaatttcgggTTCATATTTAGCAAATTTCCAAATTATATGTTTGATGTAGCCAATAATCTTCTcgtactttttatttaaaaagaaatattagttACTTTGTTTTcctaaaaacaaataaattcaataactAAAATCAACCTACTTTGTGTATTCTAATGTAATTATTTGCAAGGCGGTTACTTATAAAGCGCTTATTAAGATGTTCTAATGCCCTGCAAGCATGTCTTATtgcatgaaatttttcaataatatcttttttttcaattactttttctttccttttcaCCTTTTCACTCTTTTTAATATCTTTGTTTCCTTTTTCTATTTCATCTATTTCTTCATCTTCCTCTGTAATATTTGCACTCTCTTTCTTATCTTTCTGCAACTTtctttcataccaataaacctttaaataaaaatcatttaatttgtcGTTTAATGTGTCATGTGATCCATTTGATGTGACAGGTGATCCATAACTTTCAGGCTGTTCAATTCGTAATCCTGTTTTTTCTCTTTCTTGGTCTATCGGCATACGATTTGTCCAtatatattcaagaaatgGTTCACCTTTGTTAGGAAGATCATCTTTgtctataatattttcatcatcagaATTGATTTGATGCCAAATTTGAACAGTGGATCTACCAACAATAAGTTGTAAAGTTTCTGTTCTTTCTCCttctttattatgatatagGCAATGAGGGATCTCATCATATTTATCTAACATCCATGGTTCTGCgcaaatcatttttttaccatccACAAAACAACTAAGAGGtgcaaaatttttcttttttccaattttttcctttttacaCTCTTCTAATTTGTTTTCAACTTTTTCGAGGACTGAGTAAATCCTTCCATTATTTTCGATTTGCAAAATATTTCCCGAAGTTCTAGCTAAAGAAGCTTTAATCGTTACAGGCttatttattggaaaattGTCTAACTCTATTGGTTCATATTCAGCAGTATTATATATGTCCCAAATAATAGATACTATCTTTCCTTCACATTCgccaattataaataatttttcatcactatcaataaattctaacaaatatatttgttttatttcgtcaaatttttttgatgttaTTCGTAAACCATTTTCCATATAAAacaaactaataaattaataaaatatataagtaatgCAATTAGAAGATAAAAACGATTAATTACATAACttacttaataatatcaattccTTGAGTATAACACAAGTGTAACCTGCTAACTGAAAATTTATCAGAATAGAGTTGTTGTTTTATGGGTTCATCCTTTTTTTCACATTTCTTTGCAGCGGTTTTTAATTCCATTTTGGCCAGATTATAAACTAAAGATagattgtaataatttaatctttGGTTGTATTTAATagataaacaattttaaatttttacctt
The window above is part of the Rhizophagus irregularis chromosome 23, complete sequence genome. Proteins encoded here:
- a CDS encoding uncharacterized protein (SECRETED:cutsite_LCC-IR; SECRETED:prob_0.1269); SECRETED:SignalP(1-18), coding for MVLAMMLGMALVVVVLCCIRDSSYHPCKVLNSQSQLHVNVNGHHENDDNNHTMMGNGAVQDLGALGQNNINGIINNHHKMMVMIKP